In Vanessa atalanta chromosome 17, ilVanAtal1.2, whole genome shotgun sequence, one DNA window encodes the following:
- the LOC125070576 gene encoding ATP-dependent RNA helicase vasa, producing MDDEWDDSCDIVVQPPPTINSYADNNVDEGHSLSRGRGFPSFIEDNEDFNKGDSNGFERRGRGGRGGRGRGGRGGRGGNRDRGDYENGGDNYDNGERGDRHERGERGRGRGRGRGGRGGGPRPNGGGEGEPTEGGEDEAKKAPVTYVPPEPTEVEEEIFSSTISSGINFDKFDCIAVKVTGENPPRAIDSFETANLRKYVLDNILKSGYRKPTPIQKHAIPIIMGGRDLMGCAQTGSGKTAAFLLPIINTLLQDPRELVTGPNGCAQPQVVIVAPTRELTLQIFNEARKFSYGSVLKIAVAYGGTAVRHQGDNIARGCHILVATPGRLHDFVDRNRVSFDGIRFVVLDEADRMLDMGFMPSVEKMMDHPTMVSLTERQTLMFSATFPEDIQHLAGRFLNNYLFVAVGVVGGASTDVEQIFHQVTKYEKQNMLKKLIEENDGKRILVFVETKRNADFIAAMLSEQQMLTSSIHGDRMQREREEALHNFKSGRHCILVATAVAARGLDIKNVDIVVNYDLPKSIDEYVHRIGRTGRVGNRGMAVSFFDSDQDVALVADLAKILRQAEQPVPDFLKGGGTATYKGNKYGGSDIRNFNNASTTVDQGQEPDEEW from the exons ATGGATGATGAATGGGATGATTCCTGTGATATT gtggTACAACCGCCTCCGACTATAAACAGCTATGCTGACAATAATGTGGACGAAGGTCACAGCTTGTCCAGGGGCAGAGGGTTTCCTTCTTTTATAGAAGACAATGAGG ACTTTAATAAAGGGGACAGTAATGGGTTCGAGCGTCGAGGCCGCGGCGGAAGAGGAGGTCGTGGTCGAGGAGGGCGCGGGGGACGCGGTGGGAATCGCGACCGTGGTGACTATGAAAATGGTG GTGATAATTATGATAATGGAGAGAGGGGTGATCGACATGAAAGAGGTGAACGAGGGAGAGGAAGAGGTAGGGGGCGTGGAGGGAGAGGAGGTGGTCCTCGGCCCAACGGTGGTGGAGAGGGTGAGCCTACAGAGGGAGGGGAAGATGAGGCTAAGAAAGCCCCAGTAACATATGTACCGCCGGAACCTACAGAAGTTGAGGAGGAAATATTCAGCAGTACAATCAGCTCCGGAATCAACTTTGATAAATTCGATTGTATAGCCGTAAAG GTGACTGGAGAGAATCCTCCCCGAGCGATTGACAGTTTCGAAACGGCAAATCTTCGAAAATACGTGCTGGATAACATTCTCAAGTCAGGGTACAGAAAACCAACTCCCATTCAAAAACACGCTATCCCCATCATAATGGGCGGAAGAGATTTAATGGGATGCGCGCAGACTGGATCGGGAAAGACT GCGGCATTCCTTCTTCCGATTATTAATACACTCTTGCAAGATCCTCGTGAATTGGTCACCGGACCTAATGGATGCGCACAACCACAA GTCGTAATAGTGGCACCTACGCGCGAATTAACACTACAGATATTCAATGAAGCCAGGAAATTTTCATATGGTTCGGTTTTGAAAATAGCCGTAGCATATGGTGGTACCGCAGTACGACACCAAGGCGATAATATTGCT CGAGGCTGTCACATATTGGTAGCAACGCCGGGACGACTTCATGATTTTGTTGATCGCAACCGCGTATCGTTCGATGGGATACGATTTGTAGTGCTTGATGAGGCAGATCGTATGCTTGACATGGGTTTCATGCCTAGTGTGGAGAAGATGATGGACCATCCTACTATGGTATcttta ACTGAACGACAAACGCTGATGTTCTCAGCTACTTTCCCAGAAGATATTCAACACCTAGCAGGTCGTTTCCTCAACAATTACCTGTTTGTGGCTGTCGGTGTGGTTGGTGGAGCCAGTACTGATGTGGAACAAATATTCCACCAAGTCACCAAATATGAAAAACAGAATATGCTTAAGAAGCTCATAGAAGAGAATG atGGCAAACGAATACTCGTATTCGTGGAAACAAAGCGCAATGCCGATTTCATAGCGGCCATGCTGTCGGAGCAGCAGATGCTGACGTCGTCCATCCACGGCGACCGCATGCAGCGCGAGCGCGAGGAGGCGCTGCACAACTTCAAGAGCGGCCGCCACTGCATCCTCGTCGCCACCGCCGTCGCCGCGCGCGGCCTCG ATATAAAGAATGTGGATATCGTCGTCAATTACGATCTCCCTAAGAGCATAGACGAGTATGTGCACAGAATCGGGAGAACCGGTCGCGTCGGCAATAGGGGCATGGCTGTATCATTCTTTGATTCTGATCAG GATGTAGCCTTAGTAGCTGATCTAGCCAAGATTCTGAGGCAAGCTGAGCAGCCTGTACCAGACTTCTTAAAGGGTGGAGGAACTGCCACTTATAAGGGCAACAAGTATGGTGGCAGTGATATTAGG aatttcAACAATGCGAGCACAACGGTCGATCAAGGCCAGGAGCCAGACGAGGAGTGGTAA